In the genome of Coraliomargarita algicola, one region contains:
- a CDS encoding response regulator transcription factor, whose protein sequence is MRILVIEDYSPLRTAMVESLESAGYAVDASVEGEEGLWYAQNHDYDTIVLDIMLPKMNGLEILETIRAEGKGVPMIIISARDSVDHRIEGLDAGADDYLVKPFALKELLARVRAQTRKAYDKRASRLLVGDLSIDLSAKRVERAGAELKLTAQEDSLLEYLALREGEVVSRQEIWDHVYNYYEDASSNAVDVYIGYLRKKLGTGTGATYIQTRRGQGYLLEYQTV, encoded by the coding sequence ATGAGAATTCTGGTGATTGAAGACTACTCGCCGTTGCGCACAGCGATGGTTGAATCCTTAGAGTCCGCAGGCTATGCGGTGGATGCCTCTGTGGAGGGGGAGGAGGGCTTGTGGTATGCGCAGAATCACGATTACGATACGATCGTCTTAGACATTATGTTGCCTAAGATGAATGGCTTGGAGATTTTGGAAACGATTCGAGCTGAGGGCAAGGGTGTGCCGATGATTATTATTAGTGCGCGTGACTCGGTGGATCATCGCATCGAAGGTTTGGATGCGGGGGCCGACGATTACCTCGTGAAGCCCTTTGCCTTGAAAGAGCTGTTGGCGCGGGTGCGGGCGCAAACGCGAAAGGCATACGATAAGCGGGCATCGCGCTTGCTGGTGGGTGATTTAAGTATCGATCTATCCGCGAAGCGGGTGGAGCGCGCTGGTGCCGAACTCAAGTTGACGGCCCAAGAGGACAGTTTGCTCGAATACCTTGCGTTACGGGAGGGCGAGGTCGTTTCGCGCCAAGAGATCTGGGATCATGTTTATAATTATTACGAAGATGCTTCGAGTAATGCGGTCGATGTCTATATCGGCTATTTGAGGAAGAAGCTCGGCACGGGGACGGGTGCGACATACATTCAGACACGCCGTGGGCAGGGGTATTTACTGGAGTATCAAACGGTATGA
- the queG gene encoding tRNA epoxyqueuosine(34) reductase QueG, with the protein MVQPNFTIFTRLQAESQTLGFHSMGVTAVPLELRRDYYTQWIADGKHGTMTWMERNNDRRLHPDRLIPEREARSIISLALNYYQPDPTRGYRVAKYALGDDYHNFMLRRLKRLCRILREEYGGEQRPYVDTGPLLEKPIAESAGLGWQGKSTILIEPKRGTWNFLANIVTTLELPTGEKQKDRCGSCTRCLDACPTQAITAPYQLDASKCISYLTIEHDGAIPLQYREAIGDRLYGCDECLDVCPWNKWAVPTVEPKFAPRELPGLAEMLAWDEATFSERMQGSPLRRLKVHRFKRNICVVLGNVGTAADLPALNAAVDAGDPMVAEHAQWAIEKIEGRV; encoded by the coding sequence GTGGTGCAGCCAAATTTTACAATTTTTACACGTCTTCAGGCGGAATCTCAGACTTTAGGTTTTCATTCCATGGGGGTGACTGCGGTTCCGCTAGAGCTCCGGCGCGATTACTATACTCAGTGGATCGCGGATGGGAAGCACGGCACGATGACGTGGATGGAGCGTAATAATGATCGGCGATTGCACCCGGACCGCTTAATTCCTGAGCGTGAGGCAAGATCGATCATCTCACTGGCGCTTAATTATTATCAGCCGGATCCGACACGTGGCTACCGGGTGGCTAAGTATGCTTTGGGCGACGATTATCATAATTTTATGCTGCGCCGTTTGAAGCGACTGTGCCGTATTCTGCGTGAGGAATATGGTGGCGAGCAGCGACCTTACGTGGATACCGGGCCGTTGTTGGAAAAACCGATCGCGGAGTCCGCAGGCTTGGGCTGGCAGGGAAAAAGCACGATCCTGATCGAGCCGAAGCGGGGGACCTGGAATTTTCTCGCCAATATCGTCACGACATTGGAGCTGCCGACTGGCGAAAAACAAAAAGACCGCTGTGGCAGTTGCACGCGTTGTCTGGACGCCTGCCCGACGCAAGCGATCACGGCGCCTTACCAGTTGGATGCGTCCAAATGTATTTCTTATCTGACGATCGAGCACGATGGGGCGATTCCGCTGCAGTATCGTGAGGCCATTGGCGACCGGTTGTACGGCTGCGATGAGTGTCTCGACGTGTGCCCCTGGAATAAGTGGGCAGTGCCGACGGTGGAGCCGAAGTTTGCGCCCCGCGAACTGCCTGGCTTGGCCGAGATGCTGGCTTGGGATGAGGCGACGTTTTCGGAGCGGATGCAGGGCTCCCCGCTGCGCCGGCTCAAAGTGCACCGCTTTAAACGTAATATTTGCGTGGTGCTGGGCAATGTGGGCACCGCTGCCGACTTGCCAGCACTCAACGCGGCCGTCGACGCGGGGGATCCGATGGTGGCCGAACATGCGCAATGGGCGATTGAAAAAATTGAGGGACGCGTATGA
- a CDS encoding CHASE domain-containing protein, with amino-acid sequence MLIYWASSSVGFVLAAIEANISPIWPPSGFAAAAIFLGGYRLLPGILAGALAANACNDLTLISAFAIAIGSCGEAALAGWLLNRIRPLGAQLGKYTIPIWILGTSLFAPMIAATIGSLSVIHLNTREAPLDFWELALTWLAGDSIGILIIVPVLLSLSRPKLSIEWFTKLICISTLSLMVYAFFIWAQPSSAYYFLAFALLIPACRFFGEAGCALSTLSFVVFTIVTILTTPDSNPFASSNNELLSLVAFLIALSITSLTIASLYEKNRFLVPSILFIVGWTTSGLIYFILQNAAAQIDEENFTELIHDIESAVTDRLDTYLNTLIAGAGHYINSEELKTEEWRSFVQHLKIVERYPGINGIGFIQPFHDTEIPSFVAKKRASGLPDFKIKEVPNVERPATDVMGYEHFIITYIEPLSTNHQALGLDVASEINRQTAGQRARDSGKPAMTGRIILVQDGMSRPGFLVFHPMYQAGAPTETVEQRRQAFIGWSYAPFITEVFLNGVLGNREDQIQFHIYDSPKITPSNFVYSTTGSRPETETAKYAHKSSLKLADQTFSFGWNRGQNFPTQETASATIAAASLALGSCLLVVIVVNLQSTNRRAQHIVAERTLELHAANEKLQKEVSERQKAESDAKEAHQIADTANKAKSEFLATMSHEIRTPMNSVIGFAELLCGSELNADQRLWATYIQSSGNSLLALINDILDFSKIEAGKFELEAIPFSIHKTLDQVVTGFEPIAAQKGLLINLETSEDLPAKVVGDPTRLKQVITNLIGNSLKFTKTGTISVTADWQGDQANGVAEISVTDSGIGIPKSKIKNLFQRFSQVDSSTTRQYGGSGLGLAICKRIINLMDGEIKVESTEGKGTTMNCSIPFTCSDQAKNAATKPPFIANLSNEANENKRRVLVVDDNAVNRRLAQTVLRRLGNEVDTANNGVEAIEQVSQHFYDIVFLDCQMPVMDGYVAAERIRELEADGKIPGSQPGMPLPIVALTANASEKDRHACLSCGMDDYISKPAKIDDYRTIFKQLDENERGQRYRA; translated from the coding sequence ATGCTCATCTACTGGGCCTCTTCAAGCGTGGGCTTCGTACTGGCAGCGATAGAAGCGAACATCTCGCCGATCTGGCCACCAAGCGGATTCGCCGCAGCAGCGATATTCTTAGGCGGCTATCGTCTCCTACCTGGCATTTTAGCAGGGGCATTGGCAGCAAATGCGTGCAATGACCTCACGCTGATCAGCGCCTTTGCCATCGCGATCGGCAGTTGTGGCGAAGCGGCTCTAGCGGGCTGGTTACTAAACCGTATACGCCCCCTGGGCGCTCAACTGGGTAAATACACCATTCCCATCTGGATTCTAGGCACATCCCTATTCGCTCCAATGATCGCAGCCACAATCGGCAGCTTGAGTGTCATACACCTGAATACACGAGAGGCCCCACTGGATTTTTGGGAGCTTGCACTCACCTGGCTAGCTGGCGACTCCATCGGGATACTAATCATAGTCCCAGTCTTGCTCTCACTGAGCCGCCCCAAGCTATCGATCGAATGGTTCACAAAATTGATCTGTATAAGCACGCTCAGTTTAATGGTTTATGCCTTCTTCATTTGGGCACAACCGAGCTCTGCATATTACTTTCTAGCCTTCGCACTCCTCATACCAGCTTGCCGTTTTTTTGGAGAAGCAGGCTGCGCTTTAAGCACGCTGAGTTTTGTCGTATTCACCATTGTCACCATATTAACGACTCCGGATAGTAATCCCTTCGCCTCTTCCAACAACGAGCTGCTCTCATTAGTGGCCTTCTTAATCGCTCTATCGATCACCTCTTTAACGATAGCCTCTTTGTATGAGAAAAATCGCTTCTTAGTCCCTTCGATTTTGTTCATAGTCGGATGGACGACCAGCGGACTGATCTACTTTATTTTACAGAATGCAGCCGCTCAAATCGACGAAGAAAACTTCACGGAACTGATCCACGACATTGAGTCCGCAGTCACCGACCGACTGGATACCTACCTAAACACCTTAATCGCAGGCGCAGGGCACTATATCAACTCCGAAGAGCTTAAAACAGAAGAATGGCGCTCTTTCGTCCAACACTTAAAAATCGTCGAACGCTACCCTGGCATCAACGGAATAGGATTCATCCAACCTTTCCATGACACCGAAATCCCCTCATTTGTGGCAAAAAAGCGCGCAAGTGGACTACCAGATTTCAAAATCAAAGAAGTACCGAATGTCGAACGCCCAGCGACCGATGTGATGGGCTACGAGCACTTCATCATCACATACATTGAACCACTCAGCACTAACCATCAAGCACTCGGCCTCGACGTAGCCTCGGAAATTAATCGACAAACAGCTGGACAACGTGCACGTGATTCAGGGAAACCAGCGATGACTGGCCGCATTATTCTCGTACAAGACGGCATGTCACGCCCTGGCTTTCTGGTTTTTCATCCGATGTACCAAGCAGGGGCACCGACTGAAACTGTTGAACAACGCCGTCAAGCCTTTATAGGCTGGAGCTACGCCCCCTTCATTACTGAAGTTTTCCTAAATGGAGTACTGGGCAATCGCGAAGACCAGATACAATTCCACATTTACGACAGTCCCAAGATCACCCCCAGTAACTTCGTTTACAGCACGACCGGTTCCCGCCCCGAAACAGAGACCGCCAAATACGCACACAAAAGCAGCCTGAAACTCGCCGACCAAACTTTCAGTTTTGGCTGGAATCGTGGCCAAAACTTTCCCACCCAAGAAACGGCCTCTGCCACGATCGCTGCCGCAAGTCTTGCTCTAGGCAGCTGCTTGCTAGTCGTCATCGTCGTCAATCTACAGTCCACGAATCGCCGCGCCCAACACATCGTCGCCGAACGAACTCTAGAACTGCACGCAGCCAATGAGAAACTACAGAAAGAAGTTAGCGAGCGGCAAAAAGCCGAATCCGACGCCAAAGAAGCGCACCAGATAGCCGATACTGCAAACAAAGCCAAAAGCGAGTTCCTCGCAACAATGAGTCACGAAATCCGGACCCCGATGAATAGTGTCATTGGATTTGCCGAACTGCTCTGCGGCAGTGAGCTCAATGCGGACCAACGCCTATGGGCGACCTACATTCAGTCCTCAGGAAATTCACTACTTGCCCTAATCAACGACATTCTCGATTTCTCAAAAATTGAAGCAGGTAAGTTCGAACTAGAGGCCATCCCCTTTTCCATCCACAAGACACTCGACCAAGTGGTGACTGGATTTGAGCCAATCGCCGCTCAAAAAGGGCTACTGATTAATCTAGAAACCAGCGAAGACTTACCAGCCAAAGTCGTAGGCGACCCAACGCGACTCAAACAAGTCATCACGAATCTAATCGGCAATTCACTTAAATTCACGAAAACTGGTACTATTAGCGTCACAGCAGATTGGCAAGGTGACCAAGCCAACGGAGTCGCAGAAATCTCAGTTACTGACAGCGGCATTGGCATTCCTAAAAGCAAAATTAAAAACCTATTTCAACGCTTCTCGCAGGTCGACAGTTCCACCACACGTCAATATGGCGGGAGCGGTCTGGGGCTCGCGATCTGCAAACGCATAATCAATTTAATGGACGGAGAAATTAAAGTCGAAAGCACTGAAGGCAAAGGCACTACAATGAACTGCAGCATCCCCTTTACATGCTCCGATCAAGCAAAGAACGCAGCAACCAAACCGCCCTTTATTGCCAATTTATCCAATGAAGCTAATGAGAACAAGCGCCGCGTCTTGGTCGTCGACGACAACGCAGTCAATCGCAGACTCGCTCAAACAGTCTTACGTCGCCTCGGCAACGAAGTGGACACCGCCAACAACGGAGTGGAAGCGATCGAGCAGGTCTCACAACATTTCTACGATATCGTTTTCCTCGATTGTCAGATGCCGGTAATGGACGGATACGTCGCAGCGGAACGCATTCGCGAACTGGAAGCCGATGGAAAAATACCCGGCAGCCAGCCCGGCATGCCACTCCCCATCGTGGCACTCACAGCCAACGCCTCGGAAAAAGACCGCCATGCCTGCCTCAGCTGTGGCATGGACGACTACATTAGCAAGCCCGCGAAGATCGACGACTACCGCACAATATTTAAGCAATTGGACGAAAATGAACGCGGCCAGCGCTACCGAGCATAA
- the hflK gene encoding FtsH protease activity modulator HflK produces MQRNPLDDIDWDALRRYRKLILIVPLLIIVALGALSSYYIVQPEEEAVVKRFGRVVALKQPGLHFKLPFGIDTAQMVPTARVLKQEFGFRTQGIDGRTSYRKDQAHRDESLMLTGDLKVIDVEWVVQYRVSDPDKFLHRVRSPEQTLRDVSESVMRRIVGNSLGSDVLTEKRVQVANSSRIELQKAMDYFDLGIQISTIELQDVTPPGPVKPAFNEVNQAEQERERFINEAEKRRNQVVPRAEGEARQVIAEAQGYAAKRINDAKGEAERFTAIYQAYRDAPDVTRQRMYLEMIDDVLPQAGKIFIMDENQTAPLPLLNLGDARMSLPANR; encoded by the coding sequence ATGCAAAGAAATCCTCTGGATGATATAGACTGGGATGCCTTACGGCGTTACAGGAAGCTCATTCTAATCGTGCCCCTACTGATCATCGTCGCTCTGGGTGCCTTGTCGAGCTACTACATTGTCCAGCCCGAGGAAGAAGCGGTCGTCAAACGTTTCGGTCGAGTGGTCGCGCTCAAACAACCAGGCTTACACTTCAAACTCCCCTTCGGCATCGACACGGCGCAAATGGTACCCACCGCCCGTGTGCTCAAACAAGAATTCGGCTTTCGCACCCAAGGCATCGACGGGCGCACCAGCTATCGTAAGGACCAAGCACACCGCGATGAATCGCTGATGTTGACCGGCGACTTAAAAGTCATCGATGTGGAATGGGTGGTGCAATACCGAGTCAGTGATCCGGATAAATTCTTACACAGAGTTCGCAGCCCGGAACAGACCCTACGCGATGTATCCGAATCGGTCATGCGCCGCATCGTAGGTAACAGTCTCGGTAGTGATGTCTTAACCGAGAAACGTGTGCAAGTAGCCAACAGCTCTCGCATCGAACTGCAAAAAGCAATGGATTACTTCGATCTAGGCATTCAAATCAGCACCATCGAACTGCAGGATGTCACCCCACCGGGGCCGGTTAAACCAGCCTTTAATGAAGTCAACCAGGCAGAACAAGAGCGCGAACGCTTTATTAACGAAGCCGAGAAACGTCGCAATCAAGTGGTGCCCCGTGCAGAAGGTGAAGCACGGCAAGTCATCGCAGAGGCCCAAGGTTATGCAGCCAAGCGCATCAACGATGCCAAGGGCGAAGCGGAACGTTTCACAGCCATCTATCAGGCCTATCGCGACGCACCCGATGTCACCCGACAACGCATGTATCTTGAAATGATCGATGATGTGCTGCCTCAAGCCGGCAAAATTTTCATCATGGACGAAAATCAAACCGCCCCTCTACCACTGCTAAACTTAGGTGATGCCCGGATGTCACTGCCCGCCAATCGCTAG
- the hflC gene encoding protease modulator HflC, translated as MNNKQIPFIAGLILLIAIVIGLRASIYILDEAEQAVIVQLGAPVGEPVTTPGLHFKTPFIQEVRRFDKRVISWDGDPNQIPTRGEQFISVDTTARWRIVDPLVFMQRVQNERGATMRLNDILDSVVRDKISSTDLVEIIRSKDWKISEADLARVQLSGEDDEEILLQEVQTGRQELVKSIFDQAASQMPELGIELVDIRIKRIDYVEAVEQRVFDRMIAERQRIAEQFRSEGQGRAAEIDGDTKRSLAEIQSEANRKAEVIRGQADAEASRIYSEAFGADPEFYAFLRTLESYPKTVGPSSTLILGTDSEYFRYLRDVSVQKSQAE; from the coding sequence ATGAACAATAAACAAATCCCATTTATCGCCGGGCTCATTTTGCTAATCGCAATAGTCATCGGCCTACGCGCTTCGATCTATATTTTAGACGAAGCCGAACAAGCCGTCATCGTGCAACTCGGCGCTCCCGTCGGCGAGCCTGTGACCACACCAGGGCTGCACTTCAAGACACCTTTTATTCAAGAGGTGCGTCGCTTCGACAAACGAGTCATCTCATGGGATGGCGATCCCAACCAAATCCCAACGCGTGGCGAGCAATTCATCTCAGTGGACACCACCGCTCGCTGGCGAATCGTCGACCCTCTCGTCTTCATGCAGCGCGTGCAAAACGAGCGCGGTGCCACCATGCGCCTCAACGACATTTTGGACTCGGTCGTTCGGGATAAAATCTCCTCCACCGATCTCGTCGAAATTATTCGTTCCAAAGACTGGAAAATCAGTGAAGCTGACCTCGCACGCGTGCAACTCAGCGGCGAAGACGATGAAGAAATCCTACTACAAGAGGTCCAAACCGGCCGACAGGAATTAGTCAAATCCATCTTCGATCAAGCCGCCAGCCAAATGCCGGAATTGGGCATCGAACTGGTCGACATACGCATCAAGCGCATCGACTATGTCGAAGCAGTCGAACAGCGTGTCTTTGACCGTATGATCGCCGAACGGCAACGCATCGCAGAGCAATTCCGATCTGAAGGACAAGGCCGGGCGGCCGAAATCGACGGCGATACTAAACGCTCGCTGGCGGAAATACAATCTGAAGCGAACCGCAAAGCCGAGGTCATACGCGGCCAAGCCGATGCCGAAGCCTCACGCATCTATAGTGAAGCCTTCGGAGCCGACCCAGAGTTTTACGCCTTTCTACGTACCTTGGAAAGTTATCCCAAGACAGTTGGCCCCAGCTCTACCTTGATACTTGGAACTGACTCCGAATACTTCCGCTATCTGCGTGATGTAAGCGTGCAGAAGAGTCAGGCAGAGTAG
- a CDS encoding helix-turn-helix transcriptional regulator has protein sequence MAVFSEDRVKEDFSQLIRRHLKRLRAGRVRVHLPERCQLHTRQENAFFHPEPEFFIQTGGATDFVCPGASFRLNTGDMCVIPRGLPHAETPIDLKRPYRVLVVGQSFILEGRADPQRRILSEPSLLWEKRVRPFEWMRYLDDLAEHHSLPEPDRVDFVRSLVDAFLLGVLYELGRAPDAGRVIEPPLVVEARKYVRIHLNETSLSVREIADALACTPDHLSRQFHQVVGLKLMAWIAQERIALAKNLLKETRHNVAEVGWASGFNEPSYFIRVFKRYTGLTPRGYRMSLFSK, from the coding sequence ATGGCCGTATTCTCGGAAGATAGAGTTAAGGAAGACTTTTCGCAGCTGATCCGGCGGCATTTGAAACGCTTGCGAGCTGGACGGGTTCGTGTCCATTTACCGGAGCGTTGTCAGTTACATACGCGGCAAGAGAATGCGTTTTTTCATCCCGAGCCAGAGTTCTTTATACAGACTGGCGGAGCGACTGATTTTGTATGCCCTGGGGCGAGTTTTCGTTTAAACACTGGTGATATGTGCGTGATACCACGCGGGTTACCACATGCGGAAACACCGATTGACTTAAAAAGGCCATATCGTGTCTTGGTGGTGGGGCAGAGCTTTATCCTGGAGGGGCGTGCGGACCCACAGCGACGTATTTTAAGTGAGCCCTCTTTGCTGTGGGAGAAACGTGTGCGACCTTTTGAGTGGATGCGCTATTTAGATGACCTTGCGGAACATCATAGTTTACCTGAACCTGACCGAGTGGATTTTGTTCGTTCTCTGGTGGATGCTTTTTTGCTGGGTGTGCTATATGAGCTCGGACGAGCGCCAGACGCGGGGCGAGTGATTGAGCCGCCACTTGTGGTGGAGGCTCGCAAGTATGTACGTATTCATTTAAATGAGACAAGTTTGAGCGTGCGTGAGATTGCGGATGCGCTGGCTTGCACGCCCGATCATTTGTCGCGGCAGTTTCATCAAGTTGTCGGTCTCAAATTGATGGCATGGATCGCGCAAGAGCGTATCGCACTGGCGAAGAATCTATTAAAGGAGACGCGGCATAATGTCGCCGAGGTCGGGTGGGCTTCCGGTTTTAATGAACCATCGTATTTTATCCGGGTTTTTAAGCGCTATACCGGACTGACTCCACGCGGGTACCGCATGAGCCTGTTCTCGAAGTGA
- a CDS encoding ThuA domain-containing protein has product MNTKIQVTVWNEFRHEKSNPKVASIYPEGMHTTIANFLGKEADYELRTATLDEPEHGLDGEVLSHTDVLIWWGHMAHGEVSDAIVEKVKTRVLEGMGLIVLHSGHYAKIFKALLGTSCSLKWRESTDKERLWNTMPSHPILQGIGDYFEIPQEEMYGEPFGIPQPDEQLLISWFTGGEVFRSGATWTRGHGKIFYFRPGHETYPTYHQAEVQKIITNAVRWARPNVCIPDNCPNSPALEPLPEDPEADNRPTIGHK; this is encoded by the coding sequence ATGAACACAAAAATCCAAGTCACTGTCTGGAATGAATTTCGCCATGAGAAGTCGAATCCTAAAGTCGCGAGCATCTACCCCGAAGGCATGCATACGACGATCGCAAACTTTCTAGGGAAAGAGGCCGACTATGAGCTGCGCACCGCCACGCTTGATGAGCCGGAACACGGACTCGACGGAGAGGTATTAAGCCACACTGACGTACTGATCTGGTGGGGCCACATGGCACATGGCGAAGTATCCGATGCAATTGTGGAAAAGGTTAAAACCCGCGTATTGGAAGGCATGGGCTTAATCGTACTCCACTCGGGTCACTACGCTAAAATATTCAAAGCACTCCTCGGCACCAGCTGCTCCCTGAAATGGCGTGAGTCCACCGATAAAGAACGCTTGTGGAACACCATGCCCTCACATCCGATCTTACAGGGCATCGGCGATTACTTCGAAATTCCACAAGAAGAAATGTATGGTGAACCCTTCGGAATTCCCCAGCCCGATGAGCAACTCTTAATTTCATGGTTTACCGGCGGCGAAGTCTTTCGCAGTGGTGCCACTTGGACACGTGGCCACGGTAAAATCTTCTACTTCCGCCCAGGGCACGAAACCTACCCCACCTACCATCAAGCGGAGGTACAAAAAATCATCACTAACGCCGTGCGCTGGGCCAGACCAAATGTTTGCATTCCCGACAATTGCCCCAACAGCCCGGCACTGGAACCCCTGCCAGAGGACCCCGAAGCAGACAATCGTCCCACCATCGGACACAAATAA
- a CDS encoding Gfo/Idh/MocA family oxidoreductase, whose amino-acid sequence MPKKKTSPIRVAIIGTGGMALFHARNFAQVAGCKLVAGVDTDPERLAAFAAEHSIAETYTTTAELLAKSEIDAVSIVTPDPFHKAITLECLAAGKHVLCEKPLALNYPDAKAMADAADKAGVINMVHFTYRNWAPLQKIAHIVQTGKIGEIRHIEASYHQSWLVSKQWGDWRTSPNWLWRLDSAHGSKGVLGDVGVHILDFATYPAGKIKEIYCQLKTFKKAPRNRIGKYKLDANDTAVITVEFANGALGSIQTTRWMTGHLNRLFLKISGTAGSVSFDSALSDTDYTICKGADIETDTWKSVQVKATPHLQQRFIKSIRTGVQDQPDFRRGAEIQKLLDASFKSNELRQPVRIR is encoded by the coding sequence ATGCCCAAGAAAAAGACTTCCCCCATCCGCGTCGCCATCATCGGCACTGGCGGTATGGCACTCTTCCACGCGCGCAACTTCGCTCAGGTAGCTGGCTGTAAACTGGTCGCAGGCGTTGATACGGATCCGGAACGCCTCGCAGCCTTCGCTGCCGAGCACAGCATCGCCGAGACCTACACAACCACTGCAGAACTACTCGCTAAATCTGAAATCGACGCCGTCTCCATCGTCACCCCCGACCCATTCCACAAAGCCATTACGCTGGAATGCCTCGCAGCCGGCAAGCATGTGCTCTGCGAAAAACCACTCGCGCTAAACTATCCCGACGCCAAAGCCATGGCCGACGCCGCAGACAAAGCAGGAGTGATTAACATGGTCCACTTCACTTATCGCAATTGGGCCCCGCTACAAAAAATTGCCCACATCGTACAAACGGGCAAAATCGGAGAAATTCGCCATATTGAAGCCAGCTATCACCAGTCCTGGCTGGTCAGTAAACAATGGGGCGACTGGCGCACCAGCCCCAACTGGCTCTGGCGCCTCGATAGTGCGCATGGAAGCAAGGGCGTATTGGGCGATGTCGGCGTCCACATATTAGACTTTGCCACCTACCCTGCCGGCAAAATTAAGGAAATCTATTGCCAGCTCAAAACTTTCAAAAAAGCCCCTCGCAACCGTATCGGTAAATACAAACTCGATGCAAACGACACTGCCGTCATCACAGTAGAATTTGCCAACGGCGCGCTCGGCAGCATCCAGACCACTCGCTGGATGACCGGCCACCTCAATCGACTTTTCCTGAAAATTTCCGGCACAGCAGGCAGTGTCTCTTTCGACTCAGCACTCAGCGATACGGACTATACCATTTGCAAGGGCGCCGACATTGAAACCGACACCTGGAAAAGCGTTCAAGTCAAAGCCACGCCGCACCTCCAACAACGTTTTATCAAGAGCATCCGCACGGGCGTGCAAGACCAGCCCGATTTCCGCCGTGGAGCCGAAATCCAAAAACTGCTCGACGCCAGCTTCAAATCCAACGAATTACGGCAACCCGTTCGTATTCGGTGA
- a CDS encoding glycosyltransferase: MRIILVSNLYPHSKAPMRALYNQRHFQALRSLGYEVEVIAPLPWFPGKRGLPSRMEMMDGIEVRHPRYFYTPGFAIHQHWRFYHLAVRRLLEQRIANSQEPVHVVLGFVYPDAVAMAPVCEGLQVPYSVLVLGSDFRVRIQQSKFKPLVEHCLLAAPHVFCPGSELRRDMLDAGLPPERVHAFNNGVEQDIFAYQGMPASDGSGEILFVGNFVDVKAPARLLQAFAQAAPDLGADVRLSMIGAGPLRSDLVRLAEALGITGRIDWWGRQAPDRVAERMRQAMALCLCSRSEGMPNVVIEALACGCPVVATAVGEVPQLIRAGENGFVIEVNAHAETQIIADLARSLRQVRHTKFDRASIAARMSGFTWQAAAKVLADVIALDASALESSRFNNYESN, from the coding sequence ATGCGTATTATATTAGTCAGTAATTTGTATCCGCATAGCAAAGCGCCGATGCGAGCGTTGTATAATCAGCGCCATTTTCAGGCTTTGCGCAGCCTGGGCTATGAGGTGGAAGTCATTGCGCCACTGCCATGGTTTCCTGGTAAGCGTGGCTTGCCGTCGCGTATGGAGATGATGGATGGCATCGAGGTTAGGCACCCGCGTTATTTTTATACGCCCGGCTTTGCGATCCATCAGCATTGGCGCTTCTACCATTTGGCTGTGAGGCGCTTGCTGGAGCAACGCATCGCTAACTCGCAGGAGCCGGTGCATGTGGTGCTAGGTTTTGTGTATCCCGATGCGGTGGCGATGGCACCTGTGTGTGAGGGGTTGCAGGTGCCGTATTCGGTGCTGGTCTTAGGCTCGGACTTCCGTGTGAGAATACAGCAAAGTAAATTCAAGCCGCTGGTAGAGCATTGTTTACTCGCTGCGCCGCATGTGTTTTGTCCTGGGAGCGAGCTGCGTCGCGACATGTTGGATGCTGGGTTGCCTCCGGAGCGGGTGCATGCTTTCAATAATGGAGTGGAACAGGATATCTTTGCTTATCAAGGGATGCCCGCGAGTGATGGCAGTGGTGAAATTCTGTTTGTTGGGAACTTTGTCGATGTAAAAGCGCCTGCTCGTCTGTTGCAGGCTTTTGCTCAAGCTGCGCCGGACCTGGGGGCTGATGTGCGTTTAAGTATGATCGGGGCGGGGCCCTTGCGCTCGGATTTGGTGCGCCTAGCTGAAGCGCTGGGAATCACAGGTCGAATTGATTGGTGGGGGCGTCAAGCTCCCGATCGAGTGGCGGAGCGTATGCGTCAAGCGATGGCTCTGTGCTTATGTAGCCGCTCTGAGGGAATGCCAAATGTGGTGATCGAAGCTCTTGCTTGTGGTTGTCCAGTGGTGGCTACGGCCGTGGGGGAGGTTCCCCAGCTAATTAGAGCGGGAGAAAATGGTTTTGTGATTGAAGTTAACGCACATGCGGAGACTCAGATCATTGCAGACTTGGCCCGTTCACTGCGGCAAGTCCGACACACGAAGTTTGACCGTGCGTCGATTGCTGCAAGAATGTCTGGCTTCACTTGGCAGGCGGCTGCTAAGGTCTTGGCCGATGTGATTGCTCTTGATGCATCTGCTCTGGAGTCCTCACGTTTTAATAACTATGAAAGCAATTGA